A section of the Candidatus Thioglobus autotrophicus genome encodes:
- a CDS encoding DUF3579 domain-containing protein, giving the protein MTTTRYTISGMTQSGQKFRPSDWTERLVCTQPEQLKRYSGHLKIRRINGIKSIVFDDQLKYACAFTFERLVSFAKTNHLVFTEETIEGGTP; this is encoded by the coding sequence ATGACAACCACTCGATACACTATATCTGGTATGACTCAAAGCGGTCAAAAATTTAGACCGAGTGATTGGACTGAGCGATTAGTTTGTACCCAACCCGAACAGTTAAAACGCTATAGCGGGCACTTAAAAATTCGACGAATTAACGGTATTAAATCTATCGTTTTTGATGATCAACTAAAATACGCTTGTGCTTTTACATTTGAGCGTCTTGTGTCTTTTGCCAAAACCAATCATTTAGTCTTTACCGAAGAAACTATTGAAGGTGGGACGCCTTAA
- a CDS encoding WD40 repeat domain-containing protein, whose product MYKKIDVLGRDGTILATEESGTEQVLADFVEDLQFSNITNIYNLYTGSNTGIIRAYNPVTGEWGIQEINRNTRGTVIDVTALAFGPDGLLYTGASIGGIIRVYNPSTGEWGIQETNRNTRGTVIGVTALAFGPDGLLYTGSNTGIIRAYNPVTGEWGIQEINRNTRGTVIDVTALAFGPDGLLYTGASIGGIIRVYNPSTGEWGIQETNRNTRGTVIGVRALAFGSDGLLYTGSNTGIIRAYNPVTGEWGIQEINRNTRGTVIDVTALAFGPDGLLYTGASIGGIIRVYNPSTGEWGIQETNRNTRGTVIGVRALAFKNNRTGKESLVNIKLTLRSKNKLHSDNKPYTKVTDEEHHIGNYNFEFNDKYKRNVFFSTVAVRNILL is encoded by the coding sequence TTGTATAAAAAAATTGACGTACTTGGAAGAGATGGAACAATACTTGCAACAGAAGAAAGTGGCACTGAACAAGTGTTAGCTGATTTTGTTGAGGATTTACAGTTTTCTAATATTACTAATATTTATAATTTATATACAGGATCAAATACAGGCATTATAAGAGCATATAACCCGGTCACAGGTGAATGGGGCATTCAAGAGATAAATAGAAATACTAGAGGAACGGTGATTGATGTAACCGCATTGGCATTTGGACCTGATGGCCTCCTTTATACAGGCGCATCAATTGGCGGCATTATACGGGTATACAATCCATCCACAGGTGAATGGGGCATTCAAGAGACAAATAGAAATACTAGAGGAACGGTGATTGGTGTAACCGCATTGGCATTTGGACCTGATGGCCTCCTTTATACAGGATCAAATACAGGCATTATAAGAGCATATAACCCGGTCACAGGTGAATGGGGCATTCAAGAGATAAATAGAAATACTAGAGGAACGGTGATTGATGTAACCGCATTGGCATTTGGACCTGATGGCCTCCTTTATACAGGCGCATCAATTGGCGGCATTATACGGGTATACAATCCATCCACAGGTGAATGGGGCATTCAAGAGACAAATAGAAATACTAGAGGAACGGTGATTGGTGTACGCGCATTAGCGTTTGGATCTGATGGTTTACTTTATACAGGATCAAATACAGGCATTATAAGAGCATATAACCCGGTCACAGGTGAATGGGGCATTCAAGAGATAAATAGAAATACTAGAGGAACGGTGATTGATGTAACCGCATTGGCATTTGGACCTGATGGCCTCCTTTATACAGGCGCATCAATTGGCGGCATTATACGGGTATACAATCCATCCACAGGTGAATGGGGCATTCAAGAGACAAATAGAAATACTAGAGGAACGGTGATTGGTGTACGCGCATTAGCGTTTAAAAATAATAGAACTGGCAAAGAATCATTGGTCAATATTAAGCTTACTCTCAGGTCAAAAAATAAGCTTCATTCTGATAATAAACCCTATACCAAAGTGACAGATGAAGAGCATCATATTGGCAATTACAACTTTGAGTTTAATGACAAGTATAAACGCAACGTTTTTTTCTCAACGGTTGCAGTTAGGAATATTCTTTTATGA
- a CDS encoding prepilin peptidase, which produces MGIYLIAFAVGLIFGSFLNMLIHRLPLGVSLFDPIGSECPHCHYQIKWYENIPVISYLFLKGKCSSCSGQISIVYPIVELITGVVTVLLYQHQWFDVDLILTIVLFYTLIVLSFIDFKYKAVPDYLLIIVLLLTLIVGDWKNTLIFMGGFVLLELILTFYIQTIKAKITKNKELENQRALGEGDMPIAGVIGGLLGVHLGISAIFLATILALIPAIYGLIVKKEIETPFIPFLSLGLLITLITGFNLFTLFI; this is translated from the coding sequence ATGGGCATCTATTTAATTGCATTTGCAGTCGGACTAATTTTTGGTTCATTCTTAAATATGCTGATTCACCGACTTCCTCTAGGTGTTTCTCTGTTTGATCCTATTGGTTCTGAATGCCCACACTGTCATTATCAAATTAAGTGGTATGAAAATATCCCTGTTATTTCTTATTTGTTTTTAAAAGGAAAGTGCTCTAGTTGCTCTGGACAGATATCTATTGTTTATCCTATTGTTGAGCTAATTACTGGTGTAGTCACTGTATTACTTTACCAACATCAATGGTTTGATGTAGATCTGATATTAACTATTGTGCTGTTCTACACACTGATTGTACTTTCATTCATTGATTTTAAATATAAAGCTGTGCCTGATTATTTACTCATCATCGTACTACTACTCACTTTGATTGTTGGCGATTGGAAAAATACCTTAATCTTTATGGGTGGCTTTGTTTTATTAGAACTCATTCTAACTTTCTATATTCAAACCATCAAGGCAAAAATTACCAAAAACAAGGAGCTAGAAAATCAAAGGGCACTCGGTGAAGGTGATATGCCCATTGCTGGAGTAATTGGTGGCTTACTAGGAGTTCACTTAGGAATTTCTGCCATATTCCTCGCCACTATACTTGCGCTTATTCCTGCTATTTATGGACTGATAGTCAAGAAAGAAATAGAAACCCCATTTATTCCTTTTTTATCTTTAGGCTTACTCATCACTCTAATAACTGGGTTTAATTTGTTCACCTTATTCATCTAA
- a CDS encoding exodeoxyribonuclease III, which yields MKRIITANVNGIRAAERKGFFAWMKTQDADVVCVQEIKAQEDQLDERFYPENIHTYYKPAERKGYSGTGLYCKQKPDRVIFSPWEDFDFEGRFIQADFGNLSVISIYIPSGSAKQERQDYKMDFMTERFLPYLQDLQKDGRQYMICGDINIVHKEIDIKNFKGNKNRSGCLPEERHFMDQLFTQEKFVDAFREVNQEAEQYTWWSNRGQAWANNTGWRIDYQILSNNLQGCVQNASVYKSERFSDHSPLIIDYDL from the coding sequence ATGAAGAGAATTATAACGGCTAATGTCAACGGCATTCGTGCAGCTGAACGAAAAGGTTTTTTTGCCTGGATGAAAACTCAAGACGCTGATGTGGTTTGTGTGCAGGAAATTAAAGCGCAAGAAGACCAATTGGATGAGCGTTTTTATCCTGAAAATATTCACACCTACTACAAGCCAGCTGAGCGCAAAGGCTACAGTGGCACAGGCTTATATTGCAAGCAAAAACCCGATCGAGTTATTTTCAGCCCTTGGGAAGATTTTGATTTTGAAGGACGCTTTATTCAAGCCGATTTTGGCAATCTGAGTGTTATCTCAATTTACATCCCCTCTGGCTCGGCCAAGCAAGAGCGTCAAGATTACAAAATGGATTTTATGACAGAGCGCTTTTTACCTTATCTTCAAGATTTACAAAAAGATGGGCGCCAGTATATGATTTGTGGCGATATCAATATTGTGCATAAAGAGATCGATATCAAAAATTTCAAAGGTAATAAAAATCGTTCTGGCTGTTTGCCTGAGGAACGCCACTTTATGGATCAACTCTTTACGCAAGAAAAATTTGTGGATGCATTTCGAGAAGTAAACCAAGAAGCCGAGCAATACACTTGGTGGTCAAACCGAGGACAAGCTTGGGCCAATAACACCGGCTGGCGCATTGATTATCAAATACTCAGTAACAATTTACAAGGCTGCGTTCAGAATGCCAGTGTATACAAAAGCGAGCGCTTTTCAGACCATTCCCCCCTAATTATTGATTACGATTTATGA
- the pyrE gene encoding orotate phosphoribosyltransferase: protein MEQYQKDFVDFMLEIGALKFGEFTLKSGRVSPYFFNAGAFNTGEHLSKLGKFYAQAIQASALEFDVLFGPAYKGIPLATAAAMALNDSFGMNVPYSFNRKEAKTHGEGGDIVGHALEGDILIIDDVITAGTAIREAMDIITANGATAKGVIVAVDRQEKGKDDKSAIQEVEENFGIAVLSIINLGHLIDYLKQGDDEVLIERIEAYRSQYGV from the coding sequence ATGGAACAGTATCAAAAAGACTTTGTAGATTTTATGTTGGAAATCGGCGCACTCAAGTTTGGTGAATTTACCCTGAAATCAGGCAGGGTAAGCCCTTACTTTTTTAACGCTGGCGCTTTTAACACGGGCGAGCATTTATCAAAGTTGGGTAAATTTTATGCCCAAGCTATTCAAGCAAGTGCGCTAGAATTTGATGTATTGTTTGGCCCGGCTTATAAAGGCATCCCACTAGCAACCGCTGCGGCTATGGCGCTTAATGATTCATTCGGGATGAATGTGCCTTATAGTTTTAATCGCAAAGAGGCTAAGACTCATGGCGAGGGTGGCGATATTGTTGGTCATGCACTTGAGGGTGATATTTTAATCATTGATGATGTGATTACTGCAGGCACTGCCATTCGTGAAGCGATGGATATTATTACTGCCAATGGTGCAACTGCCAAAGGTGTGATTGTGGCAGTTGACCGTCAGGAAAAAGGTAAGGATGATAAGTCAGCCATTCAAGAGGTGGAAGAAAACTTCGGTATAGCAGTACTGAGTATTATTAACCTAGGTCACTTAATTGATTACCTAAAGCAAGGCGACGATGAAGTGTTAATTGAGCGTATTGAGGCTTATCGAAGTCAATATGGTGTTTAG
- a CDS encoding PilW family protein: MLLNRKAFTLVEMLVALAVSSIVIIAAYASYDMVKTQYEKNIGIADMHTSGRAIMRIIERDIRMAGYEHRDSSGNKILGHDNLSMFKNLLKYRHESKKQVCDSFTYFRGQI; the protein is encoded by the coding sequence ATGTTGCTGAATAGAAAAGCCTTTACTTTGGTTGAAATGCTAGTGGCACTTGCTGTTAGTTCAATCGTTATTATTGCTGCTTATGCCTCATACGATATGGTGAAAACCCAATATGAAAAGAACATTGGCATTGCTGATATGCATACCTCGGGTAGAGCTATTATGCGAATTATTGAGCGCGATATTCGTATGGCAGGGTATGAGCATCGAGACTCTTCAGGAAATAAGATTTTGGGTCATGACAACTTAAGCATGTTTAAAAACCTGTTAAAGTACCGTCATGAAAGTAAAAAACAAGTATGTGATTCGTTCACGTATTTCAGAGGCCAAATTTAG
- a CDS encoding pirin family protein codes for MIIKINAQEALEGEGVVVNRLFPISGRMNCDPFVLWDNFNIATGQGFPDHPHRGFEAITYMLEGGMRHQDNLGNNSFVSTGGAQVFCAGKGIVHSEMPAEKELNAGIQLWINLPKRLKNIDPSYQEVLAKDLAVTTFQGGSYRTIVNTESKITLHTAINYQHFNLLKDHHYQLPLDQGLQAIIYVLSGSLLLGEHTIEATQALLIDAETQQDLLIKATTDSEFMFCSGLPHKEPIYQHGPYVD; via the coding sequence ATGATCATCAAAATCAACGCACAAGAAGCGCTCGAGGGTGAGGGTGTTGTCGTTAATCGCTTGTTTCCTATCAGTGGGCGCATGAACTGTGACCCATTTGTATTATGGGATAACTTTAATATTGCCACCGGCCAAGGCTTTCCTGATCACCCTCATCGAGGCTTTGAGGCCATTACTTACATGTTGGAAGGCGGTATGCGCCATCAAGATAATTTAGGTAACAATTCCTTTGTCAGTACAGGCGGTGCGCAAGTTTTTTGTGCAGGAAAGGGAATAGTGCACTCAGAAATGCCTGCAGAAAAAGAGCTAAATGCAGGCATTCAATTGTGGATCAATCTACCTAAACGTTTAAAAAATATTGACCCAAGTTATCAGGAAGTTTTAGCCAAAGATCTTGCTGTTACCACTTTTCAGGGTGGCAGCTATCGAACGATTGTTAATACAGAATCTAAGATTACATTACATACTGCTATTAACTATCAGCATTTTAATCTATTAAAGGATCATCATTATCAACTACCGCTTGATCAGGGTTTGCAAGCAATAATTTATGTTCTATCAGGTAGCTTACTGCTTGGCGAGCATACAATTGAAGCCACTCAGGCGCTATTAATTGATGCTGAAACACAGCAAGATTTATTGATTAAAGCAACAACAGATAGTGAATTTATGTTTTGTAGCGGGCTGCCACATAAGGAGCCTATTTACCAACACGGGCCTTATGTTGATTAA
- a CDS encoding pilus assembly FimT family protein, with protein MAPIKGDRLSFTLIELLVVIAVLGILAGVAAPNLNGWYCRQDVKNDFSKLNGFLSTLRSEAVNRNSSIMAVVDRSGVNALVSVKVGPQGIKSSCGADITGVGIIDTFTTDIGKSSLTDSTINTCFHADGSATTASYTITRQCGGEFDNGGKKYEYKNNIFGATGFIQEFKRVKISESASLPWQEM; from the coding sequence ATGGCGCCCATTAAGGGTGATCGACTTTCATTTACACTAATTGAATTATTAGTAGTGATCGCTGTGTTAGGTATTTTAGCAGGGGTGGCAGCCCCTAATTTAAATGGCTGGTATTGCCGTCAAGATGTCAAAAATGATTTTTCTAAGTTGAATGGTTTTTTATCTACGCTTCGCTCAGAAGCTGTCAATCGTAATAGCTCCATTATGGCTGTTGTTGATAGAAGTGGTGTTAATGCTTTGGTATCTGTCAAGGTGGGACCACAAGGTATAAAAAGTAGTTGCGGAGCTGACATTACAGGAGTGGGTATTATCGATACATTTACTACTGATATTGGCAAAAGCTCTTTAACAGATTCCACAATTAATACGTGCTTCCATGCGGATGGTAGTGCAACTACTGCAAGCTATACTATTACTCGTCAATGTGGTGGAGAGTTTGACAATGGTGGAAAAAAATATGAATATAAAAATAATATCTTTGGTGCAACAGGCTTTATTCAAGAGTTTAAAAGAGTGAAAATCTCTGAAAGCGCTAGTCTGCCATGGCAGGAAATGTAG
- a CDS encoding IS1595 family transposase translates to MKVKNKYVIRSRISEAKFRQIILLFSEDSSATQISHLTSLSRQTINKYLTAIRLRILELSLLQSDPLVGQIEVDESYFGARRVRGKRGRGARGKTIVFGLLKRGDQVYTEIVPDCSSATLQRIIKGKTSIDSVIHSDGWRGYNGLVDFDYKKHFRVHHSKNEFARGNSHINGIESFWGYAKNRLVKFKGMDKSMFNLHLKECEFRFNNRKQNIYKVLLGMFRKESLKLS, encoded by the coding sequence ATGAAAGTAAAAAACAAGTATGTGATTCGTTCACGTATTTCAGAGGCCAAATTTAGGCAAATAATTTTGTTGTTTTCTGAGGATTCGAGTGCAACTCAAATCTCTCATTTAACAAGTTTAAGCAGGCAAACAATTAACAAATATTTAACTGCTATTAGACTTAGAATTTTAGAGTTATCTTTGCTTCAATCTGATCCTTTAGTGGGTCAGATTGAAGTTGACGAAAGTTATTTTGGCGCACGGCGCGTCCGCGGAAAACGCGGCCGTGGTGCCAGGGGTAAAACAATAGTATTTGGTTTATTGAAACGTGGCGATCAAGTGTACACTGAAATAGTTCCAGACTGTAGTAGCGCCACCCTGCAAAGGATTATCAAGGGTAAGACTAGTATTGATAGCGTTATTCATTCAGATGGATGGCGCGGGTATAATGGGCTTGTAGATTTTGATTATAAGAAGCACTTTAGAGTGCATCATAGTAAGAATGAATTTGCCAGAGGTAATTCACATATTAATGGAATTGAATCATTCTGGGGTTATGCTAAAAATAGATTGGTAAAGTTTAAAGGAATGGATAAAAGTATGTTTAATTTACACTTAAAAGAATGCGAATTTAGATTTAATAATCGCAAGCAAAATATTTATAAAGTTTTGCTTGGAATGTTTAGAAAAGAGTCGCTTAAGTTGTCATGA
- a CDS encoding type IV pilus modification PilV family protein, translating to MNNKSAFTLVEVLVSVVILAIGFAGVYSLVATSNRVMNDSIDKEKSNYHASEIIETLHSEKKDLSTVASFYEGKDLVTRCDDMTLTASTEDHLNRLKSWCKKMGERTTGDRKIRVVRKTIDGKDVYVVLIKLSGKRDKNTVVIKRVFNVAE from the coding sequence ATGAACAATAAGTCAGCATTTACACTCGTTGAGGTACTGGTTTCAGTGGTTATTCTGGCCATTGGATTTGCGGGAGTGTATTCTCTAGTTGCTACTTCTAATCGAGTAATGAACGATTCTATTGATAAAGAAAAATCTAATTACCACGCCAGTGAAATTATTGAAACACTACACAGTGAAAAGAAAGACTTATCTACTGTTGCTAGCTTTTATGAAGGTAAAGATCTTGTTACTAGGTGTGATGATATGACACTAACAGCATCAACCGAAGATCATCTTAACCGATTAAAAAGTTGGTGCAAAAAAATGGGTGAAAGAACCACGGGTGATAGAAAAATTCGTGTTGTTAGAAAAACAATTGATGGAAAAGATGTTTATGTCGTGCTGATAAAATTAAGTGGTAAGCGTGATAAAAATACGGTTGTAATTAAGAGGGTGTTCAATGTTGCTGAATAG
- a CDS encoding type IV pilus twitching motility protein PilT: MFDVIERYANEYKFSDIHLKEDQPLILRINGEMTKPSEDIISAQALKEFANNVLTEDQKTHLDEIRDVDLAIEVGNYRFRVNFFYTSDGLSAVLRKIETEIPTMESLKLPFIMQEMAEKPNGLILVTGPTGSGKSTSLAAIIGEINATRKGHILTVEDPIEYIHHSKECTVSQREVGRDAQSFASALRASLREDPDVILVGEMRDRETIQLALTAAETGHLVFGTLHTSGAPNTINRIIDVFPAEQQGQVRAQLSQSLQMVATQRLFKTADGQGRAAAFEIMVCNHAVRNLIREGKIFQIESIMQTARGEGMVTMDHAIEQLIASGQVTQEGVDGAH, encoded by the coding sequence ATGTTTGATGTTATAGAGCGATATGCTAATGAATATAAATTTTCTGATATTCATCTTAAGGAGGATCAGCCGTTAATTCTGCGTATTAATGGCGAGATGACTAAACCGAGTGAAGATATCATATCTGCACAAGCACTTAAGGAGTTCGCTAATAACGTGCTCACAGAAGATCAAAAAACTCACCTTGATGAAATTCGCGATGTCGATTTAGCCATTGAAGTTGGAAATTATCGTTTTCGTGTCAATTTCTTCTACACCTCTGATGGCCTTTCAGCCGTACTCAGAAAAATTGAAACTGAAATCCCCACCATGGAATCGCTTAAATTACCATTCATTATGCAAGAAATGGCTGAAAAGCCCAATGGCTTAATCTTGGTTACTGGGCCAACAGGCTCGGGTAAGTCCACTTCTCTTGCTGCTATTATTGGTGAGATCAATGCAACACGTAAAGGTCATATTCTTACTGTAGAAGATCCAATCGAATACATCCATCATTCTAAAGAATGTACAGTATCTCAACGTGAAGTGGGGCGTGATGCGCAATCATTTGCAAGTGCACTTCGTGCATCATTGCGTGAAGATCCTGATGTAATTTTAGTAGGTGAAATGCGTGATCGTGAAACCATTCAGCTGGCGCTTACCGCCGCTGAAACGGGGCATTTAGTATTTGGCACATTGCATACTTCTGGCGCGCCAAATACCATTAACCGAATTATCGATGTATTTCCCGCTGAACAACAAGGTCAAGTTCGGGCGCAACTTTCACAATCTTTGCAAATGGTGGCGACACAGCGCTTATTTAAAACTGCAGATGGACAAGGACGCGCAGCAGCCTTTGAAATTATGGTGTGTAATCATGCAGTTAGAAACCTTATTCGTGAAGGCAAGATTTTCCAAATTGAATCTATTATGCAAACAGCCCGAGGCGAAGGCATGGTGACAATGGATCATGCTATCGAGCAATTAATAGCAAGTGGACAGGTAACCCAGGAAGGCGTTGATGGCGCCCATTAA